From Erigeron canadensis isolate Cc75 chromosome 8, C_canadensis_v1, whole genome shotgun sequence, one genomic window encodes:
- the LOC122611172 gene encoding probable amidase At4g34880 translates to MTISFFLFILLLLQNISSITSYEFNIREATIHDIQTAFKHNKLTSKILVDFYIREIQKLNPIYKAVIEINPDAIHQAETADQERKTNSTKSRSGLHGIPVLIKDNIATKDKLNTTAGSYALLNSVVPRDAGVVKKLREAGAIILGKASLSEWANFRSFIAPSGWNARAKQAVNPYVATVDPCGSSTGSAISVATNMVSVSLGTETDGSILCPSSANSVVGIKPTLGLTSRAGVIPISPRQDTVGPICRTVKDAVYVLDSIVGFDKNDALATRKASKYIPKGGYLKYLKSDGLKGKRLGIVKDYPLFGFANDTTTLNKFKKHFDILRRNGAILIENLEIIKFNQIISMLSGETIALLFEFKIALNAYLKELVASPVRSLADVISFNKKFADLEMIKKYGQGLFLESEKTNGIGRLEKEVLMNLTKASKYGFEKLMKENKLDALVTPNSDGSPVLAIGGYPGISIPAGYDTNGAPYGICFGGLKGSEPTLIEIAYGFEQATKFRKPPPIKEQL, encoded by the exons ATGacaatttcattttttctttttattcttctGCTGTTGCAGAACATATCTAGCATTACTAGCTATGAATTTAACATAAGAGAGGCAACTATCCATGATATTCAAACAGCTTTTAAGCACAACAAACTTACATCCAAGATTTTGGTTGACTTTTATATCCGGGAGATTCAAAAGCTCAATCCGATCTACAAAGCAGTGATTGAGATTAACCCAGATGCAATTCACCAAGCCGAGACGGCTGATCAAGAACGAAAGACTAATTCCACTAAGTCGCGTTCTGGGTTGCACGGTATCCCTGTTTTGATCAAGGACAACATTGCAACTAAAGATAAGCTTAACACGACTGCAGGTTCTTACGCCCTTCTTAACTCCGTGGTGCCTCGTGATGCTGGTGTGGTTAAGAAGTTGAGGGAAGCGGGTGCCATTATACTTGGGAAAGCTAGCTTGAGTGAATGGGCTAATTTTAGAAGTTTCATTGCACCTAGTGGTTGGAATGCTAGAGCTAAACAAGCTGTT AACCCGTATGTAGCAACAGTTGATCCATGTGGTTCAAGTACCGGATCAGCTATATCAGTTGCAACAAACATGGTTAGTGTATCACTAGGTACAGAAACAGATGGATCGATTCTATGCCCATCAAGTGCTAACTCTGTTGTCGGCATCAAACCTACATTAGGCCTCACGAGTCGAGCAGGAGTCATTCCCATTTCTCCCAGGCAAGACACAGTTGG ACCGATATGTAGGACCGTGAAAGATGCTGTATATGTGCTTGATTCCATTGTCGGTTTTGATAAAAATGATGCATTGGCAACTAGAAAAGCTTCAAAGTATATTCCCAAGGGTGGTTATCTGAAGTACTTAAAATCCGATGGTCTAAAAGGAAAAAGATTAGGGATAGTGAAGGATTATCCCCTCTTCGGATTTGCCAATGACACCACGACATTGAATAAGTTTAAGaaacattttgatatattacG CCGGAATGGTGCTATCCTGATTGAGAATCTTGAAATCATCAAGTTCAATCAGATCATTTCAATGCTCAGCGGTGAAACTATCGCATTATTGTTTGAATTCAAGATAGCCCTGAATGCCTATCTAAAAGAGCTAGTGGCTTCACCCGTGAGATCTTTAGCAGATGTAATATCCTTCAACAAGAAATTTGCAGATTTG GAAATGATCAAAAAATACGGACAGGGATTGTTTTTGGAATCTGAGAAGACAAACGGTATAGGCAGGTTAGAGAAAGAAGTATTGATGAATTTAACAAAAGCATCAAAATATGGGTTTGAAAAGCTGATGAAAGAAAACAAATTGGACGCACTGGTGACACCGAATTCAGATGGTTCCCCTGTTCTGGCTATTGGGGGGTATCCTGGAATCAGTATTCCAGCTGGGTATGATACGAATGGCGCTCCTTATGGTATTTGTTTTGGAGGTTTGAAGGGCTCAGAACCAACACTGATAGAGATTGCTTATGGGTTTGAACAAGCAACTAAGTTCAGAAAGCCTCCTCCCATCAAGGAACAACTATGa
- the LOC122610863 gene encoding pectinesterase-like, whose product MDHVKKNFTLMGISVVLLAVRVIGAVVDVELQSGSNQKDIDLLCQHTDYKPAFRKSIANVNNTNNPRELVKEAFKSVLLAIKEVTTQEAQRTGRVSHRLLEKGPNDNAWWATDKKRSNLNVDPKALKPNVVVAQDGSGTFSTIMDAVRSVPQNNKHRFIIFIKQGTYMEYVDIPDGVDNVVFIGEGPTKTRISGSRSYDDVNDTYRTATVGVNGAGFMAKGIGFENTSGPLKHQAVALRVSGDRAIFYSCAMDGYQDTLYAESQRQFYRHCTIRGTVDFIFGDAQAVFQDCKIIVRKPLENQGCVVTAQGRKDPTSKSALIIQGCTITAEPAYMATNPMPKSYLGRPWEMYSRTIIMQSFIDRNIAPEGWLPWDETRVGLDTCHYAEFNNKGPGANTTQRVNWKGVKKISPQEADSFTPGKYINGGLWIKPTRVPYDPGMMNV is encoded by the exons ATGGACCATGTCAAGAAGAATTTCACCTTGATGGGAATCAGTGTCGTTTTATTAGCAGTGAGAGTGATCGGTGCAGTCGTAGATGTGGAATTACAAAGTGGTTCTAACCAAAAGGATATAGACTTGCTTTGCCAGCACACTGATTACAAGCCAGCATTTCGAAAAAGTATTGCCAATGTAAACAACACAAATAATCCAAGAGAGCTTGTGAAGGAGGCTTTTAAGTCTGTATTACTCGCAATAAAAGAAGTTACAACCCAAGAGGCTCAGCGAACTGGGCGGGTTAGCCATAGGCTTCTAGAAAAGGGCCCAAACGATAATGCATGGTGGGCTACAGATAAGAAGCGGTCAAATCTTAATGTTGATCCAAAAGCATTAAAGCCTAATGTAGTTGTGGCTCAAGATGGTTCAGGAACGTTTAGTACCATCATGGATGCGGTTAGAAGTGTTCCCCAAAATAACAAGCATCGGTTTATCATCTTCATTAAGCAAGGGACATACATGGAGTATGTAGACATACCAGATGGTGTTGATAATGTCGTTTTCATTGGCGAAGGTCCAACCAAAACCAGGATCTCCGGAAGCAGAAGCTACGATGATGTAAATGATACTTACAGGACAGCTACTGTTG GGGTCAATGGAGCTGGCTTTATGGCGAAAGGCATAGGGTTTGAGAACACGTCGGGGCCACTTAAGCATCAGGCAGTCGCCCTGCGTGTCTCTGGTGACAGGGCCATTTTCTACAGCTGTGCAATGGATGGATACCAAGACACCCTTTATGCTGAGTCACAACGCCAGTTTTACCGCCATTGCACCATCAGGGGAAcagttgattttatttttggtgACGCCCAAGCTGTCTTCCAAGACTGCAAGATAATTGTCCGAAAACCCCTTGAAAACCAAGGTTGTGTGGTTACAGCCCAAGGACGGAAGGACCCCACATCAAAAAGTGCACTAATCATTCAGGGCTGCACCATCACAGCGGAACCAGCCTACATGGCCACCAACCCAATGCCAAAATCCTACCTGGGCCGCCCATGGGAAATGTACTCGAGAACCATAATCATGCAGTCGTTTATTGACAGAAACATAGCCCCAGAAGGGTGGTTACCATGGGACGAAACAAGAGTCGGGCTTGACACATGTCACTATGCAGAGTTTAACAATAAAGGACCAGGGGCTAACACAACCCAAAGGGTAAATTGGAAGGGTGTCAAGAAAATAAGCCCACAAGAGGCTGATAGTTTTACTCCTGGGAAATATATAAATGGAGGTTTATGGATTAAGCCAACCCGTGTCCCTTATGATCCCGGAATGATGAATGTCTAA